From a single Helicoverpa armigera isolate CAAS_96S chromosome 7, ASM3070526v1, whole genome shotgun sequence genomic region:
- the LOC135117110 gene encoding vang-like protein 1: METESVRSELSGRSRRSSRHRQHTHRSTRSNKSQRKESSDNTMAPFQTSVNINPEIGRDGQEVIEVQILPQDENWGENTTAVTGNTSEGSQSMEDVSNWPMESDNGIGFVCTRYFGTTIALGLSFVSFVSPLAMVVLPKIGFFPGLSDNIAIQPSQRIQLLSCTAECKGILLSLAFKLVLLAIGVWAVFLRPRNAILPRIFVFRAMTLVILAVCIFSYWLFYIVQITEATKALALGEEAMDYNALVSYVSSFADTLLFIHYIAVILMEIRHLEPVYYIKIVRSPDGESRSYAIGQLSIQRAAVWVLQKYYTEFPIYNPYLEKIPISKSQRKAQSSIKFYEVDGSTNATPGQARSASGSVGGSGRRRDSGSAHNERYYEEAERERRVRKRRARLLCAAEDAFAHVRRVRVSTNGGALGPREAAQAVFPSLARALQKYLRATRQQPRHSADSVLAHLARCLSQDASPRAFLEPFLVEGPVLSADQETRPIQRWSLISDELLARPLADNIEFQLRQGDISLICTIKQLPKFSLTEEVVDPKSNRFVLRLNSETSV, encoded by the exons ATGGAAACGGAGTCTGTGAGGTCTGAGCTGAGCGGCCGGTCGCGCAGAAGCTCGAGGCACCGGCAGCACACGCATCGCAGCACTCG gaGCAACAAGTCACAGAGGAAGGAATCTTCAGACAACACGATGGCGCCTTTTCAAACCAGTGTAAACATAAACCCAGAGATCGGCAGGGATGGCCAGGAAGTCATAGAGGTCCAAATCTTGCCACAGGACGAGAACTGGGGAGAGAATACCACAGCGGTCACCGGAAACACTTCTGAAGGGTCACAGTCCATGGAAGATGTCAGCAACTGGCCCATGGAGTCAGATAATGGCATAGGTTTTGTTTGCACAAGATATTTCGGCACAACTATAGCTCTTGGGCTATCTTTTGTGTCTTTTGTGAGCCCTTTAGCAATGGTTGTGCTGCCAAAGATTGGCTTCTTCCCAGGATTGTCAGACAATATTGCCATACAGCCTAGCCAGAGGATACAGTTGCTGTCATGCACTGCTGAATGTAAAGGCATACTCCTTTCCTTAGCCTTCAAACTAGTATTACTTGCAATCGGAGTGTGGGCAGTGTTTCTAAGGCCAAGGAATGCAATCCTACCAAGAATATTCGTGTTCAGAGCTATGACACTCGTAATTTTAGCTGTGTGTATATTTTCCTACTGGTTGTTCTACATTGTGCAGATAACTGAAGCAACTAAAGCCCTTGCATTAGGCGAGGAAGCAATGGATTACAATGCCTTAGTCTCTTACGTATCCAGTTTTGCGGATACTTTATTGTTTATACATTATATAGCTGTTATTTTAATGGAGATCAGGCATTTAGAGCCTGTGTATTACATAAAGATTGTACGAAGTCCTGATGGGGAGAGCAGATCATATGCGATTGGACAGCTGAGTATACAGAGGGCAGCTGTGTGGGTTCTGCAGAAGTATTATACGGAATTCCCGATATATAATCCATATTTGGAGAAGATACCAATATCTAAATCGCAGAGGAAAGCCCAGTCTAGTATAAAGTTCTATGAAGTTGATGGGTCTACCAATGCAACGCCTGGACAAGCTAG ATCAGCGTCGGGCTCAGTGGGCGGGTCTGGGCGGCGGCGCGACTCGGGGTCTGCGCACAACGAGCGCTACTACGAGGAGGCCGAGCGCGAGCGCCGCGTGCGCAAGCGACGCGCGAGACTGCTGTGTGCCGCCGAGGACGCCTTCGCGCATGTCAGGCGCGTCAGGGTGTCTACTAATG GCGGAGCGCTAGGCCCGCGCGAGGCGGCGCAGGCGGTGTTCCCGTCGCTGGCGCGGGCGCTGCAGAAGTACCTCCGCGCCACCCGCCAGCAGCCACGACATTCTGCTGACTCT GTACTCGCCCACCTAGCACGCTGCCTCTCCCAAGACGCATCACCACGTGCCTTCCTAGAACCCTTCCTAGTTGAAGGTCCAGTGCTCTCAGCTGACCAGGAGACCAGACCCATACAGAGATGGTCTCTGATCTCCGACGAGCTCCTAGCAAGGCCTTTAGCAGACAACATCGAGTTTCAATTAAGACAAGGTGATATCTCCCTTATTTGTACCATTAAACAGCTGCCCAAGTTCTCACTGACAGAAGAGGTCGTCGACCCCAAGAGCAACCGTTTCGTTTTACGCTTGAACTCCGAA